Proteins from one Triticum aestivum cultivar Chinese Spring chromosome 7A, IWGSC CS RefSeq v2.1, whole genome shotgun sequence genomic window:
- the LOC123148525 gene encoding uncharacterized protein isoform X1 — translation MPLLTLSLLNPAPWRWPAGRTRMWRRALPMVPEAARQEPPSCGGKSPSTRPLRLRRQGPTAPDPGASSRRRSRRLLMHLVMAGVAIQSTFLMLASPLCCNLLLRRWTSATSRQFLKFFLQPVESYMMCKLAVLLNGRRSPLYSTWEPTYRFSSMIFQHLLCFQSVNLILLINGTTFPSPFSCVE, via the exons ATGCCACTCCTAACCCTTTCTCTTCTCAATCCGGCTCCATGGAGGTGGCCGGCAGGGAGGACGAGGATGTGGAGGAGGGCGCTGCCAATGGTGCCAGAAGCAGCTCGACAAGAACCACCGTCATGCGGAGGCAAGTCGCCATCGACACGGCCTCTTCGTCTGCGCCGTCAAGGGCCAACAGCTCCAGATCCGGGAGCATCTTCCCGGAGGCGGAGCCGGCGACTCCTGATGCACCTGGTGATGGCCGGGGTAGCGATCCAGTCGACCTTCTTGATGTTGGCTTCCCCACTATGCTGCAACCTCCTCCTCCGCAG GTGGACGAGTGCTACGAGCCGGCAGTTCCTGAAATTTTTCTTGCAACCGGTTGAG AGTTATATGATGTGTAAATTGGCAGTGTTGCTGAATGGAAGGAG GTCACCATTGTATTCGACCTGGGAACCTACATACAGATTTTCATCTATGATATTTCAGCATCTTCTATGCTTCCAATCTGTTAATTTAATTTTACTTATAAACGGCACAACCTTCCCTTCTCCTTTTTCGTGTGTAGAATGA
- the LOC123148525 gene encoding uncharacterized protein isoform X2: MPLLTLSLLNPAPWRWPAGRTRMWRRALPMVPEAARQEPPSCGGKSPSTRPLRLRRQGPTAPDPGASSRRRSRRLLMHLVMAGVAIQSTFLMLASPLCCNLLLRRWTSATSRQFLKFFLQPVESYMMCKLAVLLNGRSFARARKVMVDSHEEQR, from the exons ATGCCACTCCTAACCCTTTCTCTTCTCAATCCGGCTCCATGGAGGTGGCCGGCAGGGAGGACGAGGATGTGGAGGAGGGCGCTGCCAATGGTGCCAGAAGCAGCTCGACAAGAACCACCGTCATGCGGAGGCAAGTCGCCATCGACACGGCCTCTTCGTCTGCGCCGTCAAGGGCCAACAGCTCCAGATCCGGGAGCATCTTCCCGGAGGCGGAGCCGGCGACTCCTGATGCACCTGGTGATGGCCGGGGTAGCGATCCAGTCGACCTTCTTGATGTTGGCTTCCCCACTATGCTGCAACCTCCTCCTCCGCAG GTGGACGAGTGCTACGAGCCGGCAGTTCCTGAAATTTTTCTTGCAACCGGTTGAG AGTTATATGATGTGTAAATTGGCAGTGTTGCTGAATGGAAGGAG CTTTGCGAGAGCTAGGAAAGtaatggtggactctcatgaaGAACAGAGATAG